One Candidatus Tectomicrobia bacterium genomic region harbors:
- a CDS encoding response regulator transcription factor → MDSIRLLLADDHVLFRQGLARMLREEQGFDIVGEARDGREAIEKARELMPDLILMDVSMPHMNGIEATRRIKEELPYVKIVMLSASDEDSDLFEAVKNGAQGYLLKDMEPGELFDMVRGSFRGEAPISRRTARKILGELSRHPLPPRGGHPFQEKLSPREQEVLEHLTKGQTNKEIASSLGISENTVKNHLKNILEKLHLKNRVEAAAYAFREGLADEQKHKA, encoded by the coding sequence ATGGATTCCATCAGGCTGCTTTTGGCCGATGATCACGTCCTCTTCAGGCAAGGATTGGCCCGCATGCTGCGGGAAGAACAGGGCTTCGACATTGTGGGGGAGGCCAGGGATGGGAGGGAGGCGATAGAGAAGGCGAGGGAGCTTATGCCGGACCTGATCTTGATGGACGTGTCCATGCCCCATATGAACGGCATCGAGGCCACCCGCCGGATCAAGGAAGAGCTGCCCTACGTGAAGATTGTGATGTTGTCCGCCTCGGATGAGGATTCGGACCTTTTCGAGGCCGTCAAGAACGGCGCCCAAGGATATCTTCTGAAGGACATGGAGCCCGGGGAGCTATTCGACATGGTGCGCGGCAGCTTTCGGGGGGAAGCGCCCATCTCCCGGAGAACCGCGAGGAAGATTCTCGGCGAATTGAGCCGTCATCCCCTGCCCCCCCGGGGGGGACACCCGTTTCAAGAAAAACTGAGCCCCAGGGAGCAGGAGGTCCTCGAGCACCTGACGAAGGGCCAGACCAACAAAGAAATCGCCTCCTCCCTCGGCATCAGCGAGAACACGGTGAAGAATCACCTGAAGAACATCCTGGAGAAACTCCACCTGAAGAACCGCGTCGAGGCGGCCGCTTACGCCTTCCGGGAGGGCCTGGCCGACGAACAAAAGCACAAGGCTTGA